A region of Drosophila mauritiana strain mau12 chromosome 3L, ASM438214v1, whole genome shotgun sequence DNA encodes the following proteins:
- the LOC117139088 gene encoding probable deoxyhypusine synthase isoform X2 produces the protein MSTEPAVAKDAVLKRSEALAENTPQVSGYDFNEGLDYSKLFESYVTTGFQATNLGLAIREINRMGPAFGSGPNRQP, from the exons ATGTCGACGGAGCCAGCGGTGGCCAAGGATGCTGTGCTGAAGCGCAGCGAGGCTCTGGCGGAGAACACGCCCCAAGTTAGTGGCTACGATTTCAACGAAGGCTTAGACTACAGTAAGCTCTTCGAGTCCTATGTGACCACCGGCTTTCAGGCCACGAATCTTGGGCTGGCCATTCGTGAAATCAACAGAATG GGACCAGCCTTTGGAAGCGGACCAAATAGACAGCCATGA